The DNA region TAGTGTAGATCCAGGAGGCGTTTGGATGATGGCGTACACCATACCTTGGTCTTCATTTGGAATGAAGCCTGCAGGTAATACCTTATTGATACCAACAATGCCAAATGCAAATGCGATCAAAATAGCGAAAGTGACCAATCTTCTATTTACCACTTTTTTCAATAAGTTGGTATAGCGCCCAGTTAATCTTTCAAATGCGTTATTGAACTTATCAATGAACCAAGTAATCGGCGTCTTTCTTTTTGGTTTGCCATGATTATTTTTCAAGATCATAGCACACAATACAGGTGTCAATGTCAATGCCACAAAACCAGAAATGACAATTGATGCAGCCATTGTGATGGCAAATTGTCTAAAGAACACTCCAACTGGACCTGACATAAATGCAATCGGTACAAATACGGATGTCATCAACAAAGTAATTGCAATAACGGCGCCACTGATCTCCCTCACTACTTCACCCACAGCTTTATAAGGCGATAGATGTTTTTCTTCCATTTTGGCGTGCGTTGCCTCCACAACCACAATCGCATCATCCACAACGACCCCTATGGCCAGTACGAGTGCAAACAATGTGATCATATTTAAGGACATCCCAAATAATTGCATGAAGATAAATGCACCAATCAAGGATACAGGTACCGCAATAATTGGAATCAATGTAGATCTCCAGTCTCCTAAGAAAATGAAAACCACAAAAGCCACCAATACAAACGCTTCACCTAATGTATGTACAACTTTGTGTATAGATGCATGTAGGAAGTTTGATACGTCATAACTGATTTGATAATCCATTCCTGGAGGGAAGGATTCTTTTTTAATTTCTTCCAATTGTTTTTTTACGGCTGTAATTACCTCACTCGCATTACTACCATAGTTTTGTTTAAGGGTAATGGATGCGGAAGGGTGACCGTCCATATTGGAATAGACATCATAAAATTCACTACCTAAATTTACCTTTGCAATATCTTTTAGTCTTAAAATCTCTCCATTGGGATTAGACCTAATAATGATATTCTCATATTGCTCAGGCTTATTGTACCTATCTTGATAAGTAAGCGTGTATTCTATGGACTGTGATCTTTGCCCCGTACTTTGTCCTAATCTACCTGGTGTACCGATAATACTCTGATCTGCCATAGCTTTCATCACTTCATCAGTGGACACATTGTAAGCTCGCATACGATCTGGATCTAACCATACACGCATTGCATAGATACGACCACCTAAGATAGTTGCACTACCCACACCATTAATACGTTGTATCTGAGGTATGATATTTACATTAGCAAAGTTGTATAAGAATTTTTGATCCGCATGAGGGTCTTTACTGTATACGTTTACATACATCAACATGTTAGGAGATGTATATGTTACAATTAGACCTTCACGTTGTACAAGTTCAGGTAGACGGTTAGTCACCTGTTCAATACGTGTTTTTACATTGACCATGTTTAAGTTAGGGTCAGTACCTAAGTTAAAATAGATCTGTATGGTAGCCTCACCCGCACTGGTGGCATCTGAGGTCATATATTTCATATTAGGAACACCATTGATTGCTTTTTCCATTGGGATCAATACGGAGTTCTCTAATACTCTCGCACTAGATCCAGGAAAGGCAATATTTACCACTACCACAGGTGGCGCAATATCAGGAAACTGCGCAGTAGGTAGGGTCTCGATAGCCAGCACACCCATAAATACAATCACAATGGATAGTACTATGGCCATGACCGGCCTTTTAAGAAATTTTTCAAACATATCTTTGGAATGTTAATTTAATGTTGAATAAATACTACTCAGTAGGAAGATTCAATTTGGAAATAACCTTGCGTGCATCTTCAAAATTGTACTGAATCTTATCTTGATCCTGTACTTTACGTTGACCTTCCAAAAGGATTTTTTCATCTCCCTTTAAGCCACTACCTACTACGTATAAATCTGGTAATTCAGCACTTGTAGTAATCAATGTTAGGTGTACTTTATTTTGAGCATCGACAACATAGACATATTTTTTATCCATGATTTCAAATGTTGCTCTTTGTGGTATGATTACTCCATTGTGTACTGGTTGACTTACCATTACATTACCAGTTTCGCCATTTCTCAACAAACCTTCTGGATTAGGAAAGGTTGCTCTGAATGCGATATTACCAGTTTCGTTATCGAAATCAGCTTCGATCGTTTTTACGATACCAGGATGATCAAAGATTTGTTGATTGGCCATTTGAAGTTTTACATTCATGACGCTATCACGATTTTTCTC from Rhizosphaericola mali includes:
- a CDS encoding efflux RND transporter permease subunit → MAIVLSIVIVFMGVLAIETLPTAQFPDIAPPVVVVNIAFPGSSARVLENSVLIPMEKAINGVPNMKYMTSDATSAGEATIQIYFNLGTDPNLNMVNVKTRIEQVTNRLPELVQREGLIVTYTSPNMLMYVNVYSKDPHADQKFLYNFANVNIIPQIQRINGVGSATILGGRIYAMRVWLDPDRMRAYNVSTDEVMKAMADQSIIGTPGRLGQSTGQRSQSIEYTLTYQDRYNKPEQYENIIIRSNPNGEILRLKDIAKVNLGSEFYDVYSNMDGHPSASITLKQNYGSNASEVITAVKKQLEEIKKESFPPGMDYQISYDVSNFLHASIHKVVHTLGEAFVLVAFVVFIFLGDWRSTLIPIIAVPVSLIGAFIFMQLFGMSLNMITLFALVLAIGVVVDDAIVVVEATHAKMEEKHLSPYKAVGEVVREISGAVIAITLLMTSVFVPIAFMSGPVGVFFRQFAITMAASIVISGFVALTLTPVLCAMILKNNHGKPKRKTPITWFIDKFNNAFERLTGRYTNLLKKVVNRRLVTFAILIAFAFGIVGINKVLPAGFIPNEDQGMVYAIIQTPPGSTLEKTNSVSEEVQKIAKQIKGVSSVTALAGYEILTEGRGSNAGTCLITLDDWEERKGDVNDIIAQLKEKTKDIPANIEFFGPPAVPGYGTSGGFSMRLIDKTNTGDYHALGEVNNDFMAALKKRKELAGLFTFFTDNYPQYELKIDNKIAMQKGVSIENAMNNLGILVGSTYELGFIRFNTFYKAYVQALPQYRALPEDILKLYVKNDRGEEVPYSAFMTMTKTHGMNEVTRYNMYPSSAIKGEPAAGYSTGEAVKAIQETAKQVLPRGYDIAWEGITFDEAARGNEAVVIFLVVLVFVYLVLCSQYESFIIPLSVIFSLPMGIFGAFLLVKLFGLSNDVYTQVGLVMLVGLLGKNAVLIVEFAMQKHKDGMTIYQAAVEGAKVRFRPILMTSFAFVAGMIPLLFSHGPGAISNRTIGAAAAGGMFIGTLFGVIIIPGLYYIFGTIASKRKMLKDEEDEPLTEEIEHND